A stretch of the Flavobacterium aquiphilum genome encodes the following:
- a CDS encoding YraN family protein, translated as MAEHNELGKLGEDLAVDYLKKNGYSILDTNWTFQKAEIDIIAQKDNTLAIVEVKTRSSIDFGLPQDFVKPKKIQLLVKAVDAYVNQKNLDLDVRFDIVAVHKEGKSFVIEHLINAFFHF; from the coding sequence ATGGCTGAACATAACGAACTGGGCAAACTAGGTGAAGATCTAGCGGTGGATTACCTCAAAAAAAATGGGTACAGCATTCTGGACACCAACTGGACATTCCAAAAAGCCGAAATTGATATTATCGCCCAAAAAGATAACACACTTGCGATTGTTGAAGTAAAAACGCGTTCGTCAATCGATTTTGGTTTACCTCAAGATTTTGTAAAACCAAAAAAAATACAACTTTTGGTCAAAGCTGTCGACGCCTACGTTAATCAAAAAAACTTGGATTTAGATGTCCGATTTGACATTGTTGCCGTACACAAGGAAGGTAAATCATTTGTAATTGAACACCTTATAAATGCTTTTTTTCATTTTTAA
- a CDS encoding endonuclease/exonuclease/phosphatase family protein, with product MITQKNWFCLILFLIIAKSNAQTKAYAIHTVAFYNFENCHDTIDDPLTHDEEWTPTGTEHWNTKKYHQKLENLARVLSEIGTGENPNSPTFIGAAEIENQAVLEDLIKQPKLIDKDYGIIHFDSPDKRGIDVALLYQKKQFQPTSYINIPLYVYKKEVSNEELSKTEESVNVEAEDVIQVNTKSHRIYTRDQLLVTGFLNGEEIHIIVNHWPSRAGGEKKSSPYREAAGVLNRKIIDSLQQINPNAKVITMGDLNDSPFNNSVKKALGAKGKIQEVKPFGIYNPFEEMVNKGLGTIAFRDSWDIFDQVMVSESLLQKDYSSFQYWKAGIYNKPFLIQKSGKYKGYPLRHSLTEIGFSDHFPVYIYLIKEKK from the coding sequence ATGATAACTCAAAAGAACTGGTTTTGTCTGATTTTGTTTTTAATAATTGCAAAAAGTAATGCACAAACCAAAGCTTATGCAATACATACGGTTGCGTTTTATAATTTCGAAAATTGCCATGACACTATTGACGATCCACTGACACATGATGAAGAATGGACTCCAACGGGAACAGAACATTGGAACACTAAAAAATACCACCAAAAACTCGAAAATTTAGCCAGGGTTTTATCTGAAATAGGAACTGGTGAAAATCCGAATTCTCCAACATTCATTGGTGCAGCCGAAATTGAAAATCAAGCCGTTTTGGAAGATTTAATCAAGCAGCCCAAACTTATTGACAAGGATTATGGAATTATCCATTTTGATTCTCCCGACAAAAGAGGAATTGATGTTGCTTTATTGTACCAAAAGAAGCAATTTCAACCTACGAGTTATATTAATATTCCGTTGTATGTTTATAAAAAGGAAGTTTCAAATGAAGAATTGTCTAAAACAGAAGAGTCTGTAAATGTTGAAGCGGAAGATGTAATTCAGGTCAATACTAAAAGTCATCGGATTTATACCAGGGATCAATTATTGGTGACCGGTTTTTTGAATGGAGAAGAGATTCATATTATTGTCAATCATTGGCCTTCAAGAGCGGGTGGGGAAAAGAAATCGAGTCCGTATCGAGAAGCAGCCGGAGTTTTGAATCGGAAAATTATAGATTCCCTTCAACAAATTAATCCCAATGCCAAAGTGATAACTATGGGTGATTTAAACGACAGTCCTTTTAACAATAGCGTGAAAAAAGCGCTTGGTGCCAAAGGAAAAATTCAGGAGGTTAAGCCATTTGGTATTTACAATCCATTCGAAGAAATGGTCAATAAAGGATTGGGGACTATTGCCTTTCGGGATTCCTGGGATATTTTTGACCAAGTGATGGTTTCGGAATCGTTGTTGCAAAAGGATTATAGTTCTTTTCAATATTGGAAAGCGGGAATTTATAACAAACCATTTTTAATCCAAAAAAGTGGTAAATACAAAGGCTATCCTTTACGACATTCACTCACCGAAATTGGTTTTAGCGACCACTTCCCGGTTTATATTTATTTGATAAAAGAAAAAAAATAA
- a CDS encoding aspartate kinase produces MKTVSSIVENYIKTKPFLLNALSLGIINLTSLSRNIMTELESEFGKEVKQGAVVMALKRLTEELDFRLNHKINKVIKNIGEITVRSALTDYTFAVSETVLNKQADLITDINSLPDIFYTSSKGVNETNIVVSNSVNHLVEKHFASEKLIQKLENLASITVKLPKENIVVPGIYYFIFQRLAWEGIIINEVISTSNEFTIMVSENEVDVAFKVIKDLKN; encoded by the coding sequence ATGAAAACAGTTTCCTCGATTGTTGAAAATTACATCAAAACAAAGCCCTTTTTGCTGAATGCATTGTCACTTGGTATCATCAACTTAACTTCTTTGTCCAGAAATATCATGACCGAATTAGAAAGTGAATTCGGAAAAGAAGTAAAACAAGGAGCTGTAGTGATGGCTCTTAAAAGATTAACTGAAGAGTTAGACTTTAGATTAAATCACAAAATCAATAAAGTAATTAAAAACATAGGCGAAATAACAGTAAGATCTGCCTTGACTGATTATACTTTTGCCGTTTCGGAAACTGTTTTGAACAAACAAGCCGACTTGATCACTGACATTAACTCGTTACCAGATATTTTTTACACCTCTTCCAAAGGAGTAAATGAAACAAATATTGTGGTGAGCAATAGTGTAAATCATTTGGTTGAAAAACATTTTGCTTCTGAAAAATTAATCCAAAAATTGGAAAATTTAGCTTCAATTACAGTTAAATTACCAAAAGAAAATATTGTAGTTCCTGGAATTTATTATTTCATTTTCCAACGTTTGGCTTGGGAAGGAATTATCATCAATGAAGTAATTTCAACTTCAAATGAATTTACGATCATGGTAAGTGAAAACGAAGTTGACGTCGCTTTCAAAGTAATCAAAGATTTAAAAAATTAG
- a CDS encoding MBL fold metallo-hydrolase: MILFNKQTIFFFLVSLQLFSQKAAFDVVPLGVKGGIDEKNLSAYLVAPINTKDYICLDAGTINAGIEKAITNKVFNVTTSEVLRKYIKGYCISHAHLDHVSGLIINSPADSSKTVYATKKCLEMMENHYFNGETWANFGDEGPGYQLKKYHFQTLTIGEETKLTNTTMTVKAFPLSHVNPFESTAFLIQNGNDAILYLGDTGSDSVEKSNDLKSLWLAVAPLIQQKKLRGIFIEVSFPNEQPDNALFGHLTPNHLMKELHNLEELAGKGSLKNFKIIITHLKPPSKNIVKIKEQLQKGNDLGVQLIFPEQGKRFGL; encoded by the coding sequence ATGATTCTTTTCAATAAACAAACCATTTTTTTCTTTTTAGTATCCCTACAATTGTTTTCCCAAAAAGCTGCTTTTGATGTAGTCCCTTTAGGTGTAAAAGGCGGTATTGACGAAAAAAATCTTTCGGCCTATTTGGTTGCTCCAATAAATACCAAAGATTACATCTGTCTCGATGCAGGAACCATTAATGCAGGGATTGAAAAAGCAATAACCAATAAAGTCTTCAATGTTACAACTAGCGAAGTTTTAAGAAAGTACATCAAAGGATATTGTATTTCCCATGCACATTTGGATCATGTATCAGGTTTAATCATTAATTCCCCAGCCGATTCTTCCAAAACGGTTTATGCGACAAAGAAATGTCTGGAAATGATGGAAAACCATTATTTTAATGGTGAAACTTGGGCAAATTTTGGTGATGAAGGCCCCGGTTATCAATTGAAAAAATACCATTTTCAAACTCTAACTATTGGTGAAGAAACCAAACTGACCAATACCACAATGACTGTAAAAGCGTTTCCGCTGAGTCATGTAAACCCATTTGAAAGTACTGCCTTTTTAATCCAAAATGGAAATGATGCCATTTTATATTTGGGAGACACCGGCTCTGATTCAGTCGAAAAAAGCAATGATTTAAAATCGTTATGGCTGGCTGTCGCCCCTTTGATTCAGCAAAAAAAATTAAGAGGGATTTTTATTGAAGTTTCTTTCCCAAATGAACAACCGGACAATGCTTTATTTGGGCATTTGACCCCAAATCATTTAATGAAAGAACTTCACAATTTGGAAGAATTAGCAGGAAAAGGGAGTTTGAAAAATTTCAAGATTATTATTACCCACCTGAAACCGCCTAGCAAAAACATTGTAAAAATTAAAGAGCAATTGCAAAAAGGAAATGATTTGGGTGTACAACTGATCTTTCCGGAACAAGGTAAAAGATTTGGATTGTAA
- a CDS encoding S66 peptidase family protein encodes MITPPYLQKGDTVAIVATARKNVDDNLKPTIDLLHSWGLEVVIGSTIGLDLNQLAGTDEQRAADFQHQMDNPNIKAIWCARGGYGTVRIIDLLDFTKFKQHPKWIVGFSDVTVLHNHLNTMGYKSIHGTMPISVARTAPESIESLKTALFGQKLSYQIDPFPMNRFGKATGELVGGNLSILYSLMGSKSAIDCTDKILFIEDLDEYLYHIDRMMMNLKRNGCLESIKGIIVGGMTEMKDNDIPWGKNANEIVQDVTQKYNIPILYNFPAGHVHDNRALIMGNTMTIDVNENCNTVIFE; translated from the coding sequence ATGATTACACCACCTTATTTACAAAAAGGAGATACCGTTGCAATTGTTGCAACTGCACGCAAAAATGTTGATGACAACCTGAAACCAACAATTGATTTACTACATTCATGGGGTTTGGAAGTCGTTATTGGAAGCACAATTGGATTAGATTTAAACCAATTGGCGGGAACTGATGAACAGCGTGCAGCCGATTTTCAGCATCAAATGGATAATCCAAATATCAAAGCAATTTGGTGCGCACGTGGTGGTTATGGTACTGTGCGTATAATTGATTTATTGGATTTTACCAAATTCAAGCAGCATCCAAAATGGATTGTGGGTTTCAGCGATGTTACTGTTTTACACAATCATCTCAATACGATGGGTTACAAATCGATTCATGGGACTATGCCTATCAGCGTAGCAAGAACAGCTCCAGAATCTATTGAATCTTTGAAAACAGCTTTGTTTGGACAAAAATTATCCTATCAAATAGATCCGTTCCCTATGAATCGTTTCGGGAAAGCGACTGGAGAATTAGTAGGTGGCAACCTTTCTATTTTATATAGTTTAATGGGTTCCAAATCGGCTATTGATTGCACCGATAAAATTTTATTTATAGAAGATTTAGACGAATATCTTTATCATATCGACCGAATGATGATGAACCTCAAACGCAATGGCTGTCTGGAAAGCATCAAAGGAATTATTGTTGGCGGAATGACAGAGATGAAAGACAACGATATTCCATGGGGAAAAAACGCCAATGAAATTGTTCAAGATGTGACCCAAAAATATAATATTCCGATACTTTATAATTTCCCTGCCGGGCACGTTCACGACAACAGAGCCTTGATTATGGGAAATACTATGACTATCGATGTGAACGAAAATTGCAATACTGTGATTTTTGAGTAG